A single genomic interval of Zingiber officinale cultivar Zhangliang chromosome 4A, Zo_v1.1, whole genome shotgun sequence harbors:
- the LOC121971092 gene encoding glutamic acid-rich protein-like isoform X2 → MYNGIGLQTPRGSGTNGYIQTSKFFIKSRPPVRPDPAASGSKPEGAVRKPNKDILEHDRKRQIQLKLLVLQETLTDQGYTEAEIAEKLEETKKTLEAESAAAVAGEDGGSSRGRRDRPPLPNKRFADTQSHHIAARKEKQMETLRAALGIKDEKKSSEDEQQGQIVLDEEEDLEPGEFVDDKSEQEKRHMISDEQQDKNQDRKSMNKMEKHMGEAKNESRKSGIDKSKHQEKHSSKGKHVSSDSESSKSIDEKKKKHRRSNHHHKIEMAAIERREKEKHDYSDSDSDSSGDFGRRRQPANHKKKLESHSIKSNSDSHSEDELHKRKPVQRRTGTQRHDLEDSDSENHLDPKKHRRDRERVNMHASAVESIKKEALSNKQRERKSKRHDSDSEDDSDIKNSSRLEKEKLVKSSRRDSIRESDSDSEKKKPIDRKRPITRRHDTDDSDSESDYASTIKKRLDMKKGFEDVSYSDIKEKNETRKSSTDRHDKPGKLSEKRVENISRKRQHHDLSDERLANAKDTIRRPSSACHDNRKRQRRDTDESYESDSSLEVTDKRVTKQKVSKRKQSSLSEDSESQISESSSDSYSSDSSDDSMEISHKGKSYKDDDRNMEKRNAMQQKSAVDEKKLQHRLDIKSKSGHGSDRFQPKQEGKDFSDYGKQGIRRERKGEAAEEGNTMPRSTYLVEDEREKDSERRLYRNYEDKRRKVDSIVKDIDSKDAKEDAIDLGHRRYSEKESFADIKRGKNQDNRQYSRDVDQHYHKEDSSKRRIEGPSRHHYAEDSSRDHHTEDYGRRRYMEDFGQHGRTEDSGKHNYTEDSSRRGSAEESGWGHHTENSGRRHHAEDVDRHHHSKNIGSRRHSEHRDRRHYNEEERRLRR, encoded by the exons ATGTACAACGGCATCGGGCTCCAGACCCCTAGGGGATCTGGCACAAACGGCTATATTCAAACGAGTAAATTCTTCATCAAGTCCCGGCCTCCCGTCCGCCCGGACCCCGCAGCCTCCGGATCCAAGCCGGAGGGTGCCGTCCGGAAGCCCAACAAAGACATACTTGAGCACGACCGCAAGCGGCAGATTCAGCTGAAGCTTTTAGTACTGCAAGAAACCCTAACCGATCAAGGGTACACTGAGGCCGAGATTGCTGAAAAACTCGAGGAGACGAAGAAGACACTTGAGGCCGAATCCGCTGCTGCCGTTGCTGGCGAGGATGGTGGAAGCAGTCGCGGTCGGAGGGATCGCCCTCCCCTGCCGAACAAGAG GTTTGCGGATACTCAATCTCATCATATTGCTGCGCGAAAGGAGAAACAAATGGAAACACTGAGGGCAGCTCTTGGCATTAAGGATGAGAAGAAATCATCTGAAGATGAGCAGCAAGGGCAAATAGTGCTGGATGAGGAGGAAGACTTGGAGCCTGGAGAATTTGTTGATGATAAATCCGAACAAGAGAAAAGACATATGATTTCTGATGAGCAACAAGATAAAAATCAAGATAGGAAGTCAATGAATAAAATGGAGAAACATATgggtgaagcaaaaaatgaaagcaGGAAATCTGGAATTGATAAGTCAAAGCACCAAGAAAAGCATTCATCCAAAGGAAAACATGTTAGTTCTGACAGTGAAAGCAGCAAAAgtattgatgaaaagaaaaagaagcaCAGAAGAAGTAATCACCATCACAAGATTGAAATGGCTGCTATAGAgagaagggagaaggaaaaaCATGATTATTCTGACTCAGATAGTGATTCTTCTGGTGACTTTGGTCGTCGGAGACAGCCAGCAAATCACAAGAAGAAACTCGAGAGTCATTCCATAAAGTCAAATTCTGATTcacattcagaagatgaactgcaCAAAAGGAAACCTGTTCAACGACGGACAGGAACACAGAGACATGACCTAGAGGATTCAGATTCAGAAAATCATTTGGACCCAAAGAAGCATAGAAGAGATAGAGAAAGAGTTAACATGCATGCTTCTGCTGTTGAAAGCATAAAGAAAGAAGCCTTGAGCAACAAGCAGCGTGAGAGAAAAAGTAAAAGACATGACTCTGACTCAGAAGATGATAGTGATATCAAAAACAGCAGTAGGTTGGAGAAAGAGAAACTTGTAAAATCTAGCAGACGGGACAGCATAAGGGAATCTGACTCTGATAGTGAAAAGAAAAAACCCATTGATAGAAAAAGGCCTATCACTAGAAGACATGATACTGATGATTCAGATTCTGAGAGTGATTATGCCAGCACCATCAAGAAGAGACTTGACATGAAAAAGGGTTTTGAAGATGTCTCTTATTCTGATATCAAAGAGAAAAATGAAACTAGGAAATCTTCCACAGATCGACATGATAAGCCTGGAAAGCTTTCTGAAAAAAGAGTAGAGAATATTAGCAGAAAGCGGCAGCACCATGACTTAAGTGATGAGAGATTGGCGAATGCTAAAGATACTATTAGAAGGCCATCTTCTGCTTGCCATGATAACAGAAAAAGGCAACGTCGTGACACAGATGAGAGTTATGAATCTGATAGTAGCTTGGAAGTCACTGACAAAAGGGTAACAAAACAAAAAGTTTCAAAAAGAAAGCAAAGCTCATTGTCTGAGGATAGTGAAAGTCAGATTTCTGAGTCCAGCAGTGATTCATATTCAAGTGATAGCAGTGATGATAGTATGGAAATATCTCATAAAGGAAAATCTTACAAAGATGATGATAGGAACATGGAAAAAAGGAATGCCATGCAGCAGAAATCTGCTGTAGATGAAAAAAAATTGCAGCACAGGCTTGACATAAAGAGTAAAAGTGGGCATGGTAGTGATAGATTTCAACCAAAGCAAGAAGGCAAGGATTTTAGTGACTATGGCAAGCAGGGTAtaagaagagaaaggaaaggtGAAGCTGCAGAAGAAGGGAATACTATGCCTAGAAGTACTTACTTGGTAGAAGATGAAAGGGAAAAAGACAGTGAAAGAAGGCTCTACAGAAACTATGAAGATAAAAGGAGGAAAGTGGACTCAATTGTGAAGgatattgatagcaaagatgCAAAAGAAGATGCGATTGATCTTGGGCACCGGAGGTATAGTGAAAAGGAGAGCTTTGCTGATATTAAAAGAGGGAAAAACCAAGATAACCGACAGTACTCTCGAGATGTAGATCAACATTACCACAAAGAAGATTCCAGCAAGCGTCGCATTGAGGGTCCAAGTCGGCATCATTATGCTGAAGATTCTAGCCGTGATCATCACACTGAAGATTATGGTCGGCGTCGTTACATGGAAGATTTTGGCCAGCATGGTCGCACTGAAGATTCTGGTAAACATAACTACACTGAGGACTCTAGTCGGCGTGGATCTGCTGAAGAATCTGGCTGGGGCCACCACACTGAAAATTCTGGCCGGCGTCACCATGCTGAAGATGTGGACCGACATCACCACAGCAAAAATATTGGTTCTCGTCGCCATTCTGAACATAGAGACCGACGTCATTACAATGAAGAAGAACGGCGTCTTAGGCGATGA
- the LOC121971092 gene encoding glutamic acid-rich protein-like isoform X1: MYNGIGLQTPRGSGTNGYIQTSKFFIKSRPPVRPDPAASGSKPEGAVRKPNKDILEHDRKRQIQLKLLVLQETLTDQGYTEAEIAEKLEETKKTLEAESAAAVAGEDGGSSRGRRDRPPLPNKSRFADTQSHHIAARKEKQMETLRAALGIKDEKKSSEDEQQGQIVLDEEEDLEPGEFVDDKSEQEKRHMISDEQQDKNQDRKSMNKMEKHMGEAKNESRKSGIDKSKHQEKHSSKGKHVSSDSESSKSIDEKKKKHRRSNHHHKIEMAAIERREKEKHDYSDSDSDSSGDFGRRRQPANHKKKLESHSIKSNSDSHSEDELHKRKPVQRRTGTQRHDLEDSDSENHLDPKKHRRDRERVNMHASAVESIKKEALSNKQRERKSKRHDSDSEDDSDIKNSSRLEKEKLVKSSRRDSIRESDSDSEKKKPIDRKRPITRRHDTDDSDSESDYASTIKKRLDMKKGFEDVSYSDIKEKNETRKSSTDRHDKPGKLSEKRVENISRKRQHHDLSDERLANAKDTIRRPSSACHDNRKRQRRDTDESYESDSSLEVTDKRVTKQKVSKRKQSSLSEDSESQISESSSDSYSSDSSDDSMEISHKGKSYKDDDRNMEKRNAMQQKSAVDEKKLQHRLDIKSKSGHGSDRFQPKQEGKDFSDYGKQGIRRERKGEAAEEGNTMPRSTYLVEDEREKDSERRLYRNYEDKRRKVDSIVKDIDSKDAKEDAIDLGHRRYSEKESFADIKRGKNQDNRQYSRDVDQHYHKEDSSKRRIEGPSRHHYAEDSSRDHHTEDYGRRRYMEDFGQHGRTEDSGKHNYTEDSSRRGSAEESGWGHHTENSGRRHHAEDVDRHHHSKNIGSRRHSEHRDRRHYNEEERRLRR, translated from the exons ATGTACAACGGCATCGGGCTCCAGACCCCTAGGGGATCTGGCACAAACGGCTATATTCAAACGAGTAAATTCTTCATCAAGTCCCGGCCTCCCGTCCGCCCGGACCCCGCAGCCTCCGGATCCAAGCCGGAGGGTGCCGTCCGGAAGCCCAACAAAGACATACTTGAGCACGACCGCAAGCGGCAGATTCAGCTGAAGCTTTTAGTACTGCAAGAAACCCTAACCGATCAAGGGTACACTGAGGCCGAGATTGCTGAAAAACTCGAGGAGACGAAGAAGACACTTGAGGCCGAATCCGCTGCTGCCGTTGCTGGCGAGGATGGTGGAAGCAGTCGCGGTCGGAGGGATCGCCCTCCCCTGCCGAACAAGAG TAGGTTTGCGGATACTCAATCTCATCATATTGCTGCGCGAAAGGAGAAACAAATGGAAACACTGAGGGCAGCTCTTGGCATTAAGGATGAGAAGAAATCATCTGAAGATGAGCAGCAAGGGCAAATAGTGCTGGATGAGGAGGAAGACTTGGAGCCTGGAGAATTTGTTGATGATAAATCCGAACAAGAGAAAAGACATATGATTTCTGATGAGCAACAAGATAAAAATCAAGATAGGAAGTCAATGAATAAAATGGAGAAACATATgggtgaagcaaaaaatgaaagcaGGAAATCTGGAATTGATAAGTCAAAGCACCAAGAAAAGCATTCATCCAAAGGAAAACATGTTAGTTCTGACAGTGAAAGCAGCAAAAgtattgatgaaaagaaaaagaagcaCAGAAGAAGTAATCACCATCACAAGATTGAAATGGCTGCTATAGAgagaagggagaaggaaaaaCATGATTATTCTGACTCAGATAGTGATTCTTCTGGTGACTTTGGTCGTCGGAGACAGCCAGCAAATCACAAGAAGAAACTCGAGAGTCATTCCATAAAGTCAAATTCTGATTcacattcagaagatgaactgcaCAAAAGGAAACCTGTTCAACGACGGACAGGAACACAGAGACATGACCTAGAGGATTCAGATTCAGAAAATCATTTGGACCCAAAGAAGCATAGAAGAGATAGAGAAAGAGTTAACATGCATGCTTCTGCTGTTGAAAGCATAAAGAAAGAAGCCTTGAGCAACAAGCAGCGTGAGAGAAAAAGTAAAAGACATGACTCTGACTCAGAAGATGATAGTGATATCAAAAACAGCAGTAGGTTGGAGAAAGAGAAACTTGTAAAATCTAGCAGACGGGACAGCATAAGGGAATCTGACTCTGATAGTGAAAAGAAAAAACCCATTGATAGAAAAAGGCCTATCACTAGAAGACATGATACTGATGATTCAGATTCTGAGAGTGATTATGCCAGCACCATCAAGAAGAGACTTGACATGAAAAAGGGTTTTGAAGATGTCTCTTATTCTGATATCAAAGAGAAAAATGAAACTAGGAAATCTTCCACAGATCGACATGATAAGCCTGGAAAGCTTTCTGAAAAAAGAGTAGAGAATATTAGCAGAAAGCGGCAGCACCATGACTTAAGTGATGAGAGATTGGCGAATGCTAAAGATACTATTAGAAGGCCATCTTCTGCTTGCCATGATAACAGAAAAAGGCAACGTCGTGACACAGATGAGAGTTATGAATCTGATAGTAGCTTGGAAGTCACTGACAAAAGGGTAACAAAACAAAAAGTTTCAAAAAGAAAGCAAAGCTCATTGTCTGAGGATAGTGAAAGTCAGATTTCTGAGTCCAGCAGTGATTCATATTCAAGTGATAGCAGTGATGATAGTATGGAAATATCTCATAAAGGAAAATCTTACAAAGATGATGATAGGAACATGGAAAAAAGGAATGCCATGCAGCAGAAATCTGCTGTAGATGAAAAAAAATTGCAGCACAGGCTTGACATAAAGAGTAAAAGTGGGCATGGTAGTGATAGATTTCAACCAAAGCAAGAAGGCAAGGATTTTAGTGACTATGGCAAGCAGGGTAtaagaagagaaaggaaaggtGAAGCTGCAGAAGAAGGGAATACTATGCCTAGAAGTACTTACTTGGTAGAAGATGAAAGGGAAAAAGACAGTGAAAGAAGGCTCTACAGAAACTATGAAGATAAAAGGAGGAAAGTGGACTCAATTGTGAAGgatattgatagcaaagatgCAAAAGAAGATGCGATTGATCTTGGGCACCGGAGGTATAGTGAAAAGGAGAGCTTTGCTGATATTAAAAGAGGGAAAAACCAAGATAACCGACAGTACTCTCGAGATGTAGATCAACATTACCACAAAGAAGATTCCAGCAAGCGTCGCATTGAGGGTCCAAGTCGGCATCATTATGCTGAAGATTCTAGCCGTGATCATCACACTGAAGATTATGGTCGGCGTCGTTACATGGAAGATTTTGGCCAGCATGGTCGCACTGAAGATTCTGGTAAACATAACTACACTGAGGACTCTAGTCGGCGTGGATCTGCTGAAGAATCTGGCTGGGGCCACCACACTGAAAATTCTGGCCGGCGTCACCATGCTGAAGATGTGGACCGACATCACCACAGCAAAAATATTGGTTCTCGTCGCCATTCTGAACATAGAGACCGACGTCATTACAATGAAGAAGAACGGCGTCTTAGGCGATGA
- the LOC121971093 gene encoding uncharacterized membrane protein At1g16860-like isoform X2 encodes MGSRFQSHQLSNGLYVSGRPEQPKEKPPTICSTAMPYTGGDIKKSGELGKMFELHVEKSRKSAPLNNAPSRNRSFGGTASNSGPIMPNASGQASYTSSLSHAAQGSGSSLVTGGSGRQKSNSGPLKHGDSVKKSSGPQSGSGIQTSRQNSGSIPVVLPTTGLITSGPISSGPLNSSGAPRKISGPQESTKSMKLNSASIVHNQAVTNLSQENNYLFKGSLPKPILWSVILLFVMGFIAGGFILGAVHNPVLLLVVVAIFGVVVMLSFWNACVGRRAVLAFIAQYPDADLRNAKDGQYVKVVTCGNFPLESSYHKALRCVYTSTGLYEYKGWDAKNGNSEHRRFTWGLRSMERHVVDFYISDFQSGLRALVKAGYGSQVTPYVDESVVVEINPNNKELSPEFLRWLQERNLSYDDHVMRLKEGYVKEGSTVSIMGVVRKNENVLMIVPPPEPFSTGCQWTKCVLPANLDGLILRCEDTSNVDVIPV; translated from the exons ATGGGGTCAAGGTTTCAATCGCACCAGCTCAGCAATGGCCTTTACGTTTCAGGCCGGCCTGAGCAACCCAAGGAGAAGCCTCCTACAATTTGCTCCACAGCCATGCCATACACTGGCGGTGATATAAAAAAATCTGGTGAACTTGGAAAGATGTTTGAGCTTCATGTTGAGAAGTCCAGAAAATCTGCTCCTCTTAATAATGCTCCTTCAAGAAATAGATCATTCGGAGGCACTGCTTCCAACTCAGGGCCCATTATGCCTAATGCTTCTGGTCAGGCAAGCTATACAAGTTCTCTTTCTCATGCAGCTCAGGGTTCGGGTTCTTCACTTGTCACTGGTGGTTCTGGTAGACAAAAATCCAATTCTGGACCACTTAAACATGGAGATTCAGTTAAAAAATCATCTGGGCCTCAATCTGGATCTGGCATCCAAACATCTCGCCAAAATTCTGGTTCTATTCCAGTAGTACTTCCAACTACAGGTCTCATAACTTCTGGTCCAATTTCATCTGGGCCACTTAACTCATCTGGCGCCCCCCGGAAAATATCAGGCCCTCAGGAATCTACTAAATCAATGAAACTAAATAGTGCCTCCATAGTCCATAATCAAGCTGTCACCAATCTCAGTCAGGAGAATAACTATTTGTTCAAGGGAAGCTTGCCTAAGCCCATCCTTTGGTCTGTGATTTTGTTGTTTGTGATGGGTTTTATTGCAGGTGGCTTCATTCTTGGTGCTGTTCACAATCcagttcttcttcttgttgttgtagCTATATTTGGTGTTGTTGTCATGCTTTCCTTTTGGAACGCTTGTGTTGGAAGAAGAGCTGTCTTGGCATTCATTGCCCAGTACCCTGATGCAGATTTGAGAAATGCAAAAGATGGCCAATATGTGAAG GTTGTCACGTGTGGAAACTTTCCTCTTGAGTCGTCATACCATAAGGCCCTTAGATGTGTGTACACATCCACTGGCCTGTACGAATACAAGGGCTGGGATGCAAAGAATGGCAATTCTGAACATCGACGTTTTACTTGGGGATTGAGATCAATGGAG AGGCATGTGGTTGACTTTTACATATCAGATTTTCAATCTGGCTTAAGAGCTCTCGTTAAAGCTGGTTATGGTTCTCAAGTGACTCCATACGTCGATGAGTCTGTTGTTGTTGAGATCAACCCAAACAACAAGGAGTTGTCTCCTGAATTCCTTAGGTGGTTGCAAGAGAGGAACCTTTCCTATGACGATCACGTCATGCGCCTGAAAGAAGG TTATGTTAAAGAGGGCAGTACTGTAAGTATAATGGGGGTCGTTCGAAAGAACGAAAATGTCCTGATGATAGTTCCTCCCCCCGAGCCCTTTTCCACGGGGTGTCAATGGACCAAGTGCGTACTTCCAGCGAACCTCGATGGACTAATATTAAGATGTGAAGACACCTCCAATGTCGATGTCATACCAGTTTAA
- the LOC121971093 gene encoding uncharacterized membrane protein At1g16860-like isoform X1 has product MGSRFQSHQLSNGLYVSGRPEQPKEKPPTICSTAMPYTGGDIKKSGELGKMFELHVEKSRKSAPLNNAPSRNRSFGGTASNSGPIMPNASGQASYTSSLSHAAQGSGSSLVTGGSGRQKSNSGPLKHGDSVKKSSGPQSGSGIQTSRQNSGSIPVVLPTTGLITSGPISSGPLNSSGAPRKISGPQESTKSMKLNSASIVHNQAVTNLSQENNYLFKGSLPKPILWSVILLFVMGFIAGGFILGAVHNPVLLLVVVAIFGVVVMLSFWNACVGRRAVLAFIAQYPDADLRNAKDGQYVKVSGVVTCGNFPLESSYHKALRCVYTSTGLYEYKGWDAKNGNSEHRRFTWGLRSMERHVVDFYISDFQSGLRALVKAGYGSQVTPYVDESVVVEINPNNKELSPEFLRWLQERNLSYDDHVMRLKEGYVKEGSTVSIMGVVRKNENVLMIVPPPEPFSTGCQWTKCVLPANLDGLILRCEDTSNVDVIPV; this is encoded by the exons ATGGGGTCAAGGTTTCAATCGCACCAGCTCAGCAATGGCCTTTACGTTTCAGGCCGGCCTGAGCAACCCAAGGAGAAGCCTCCTACAATTTGCTCCACAGCCATGCCATACACTGGCGGTGATATAAAAAAATCTGGTGAACTTGGAAAGATGTTTGAGCTTCATGTTGAGAAGTCCAGAAAATCTGCTCCTCTTAATAATGCTCCTTCAAGAAATAGATCATTCGGAGGCACTGCTTCCAACTCAGGGCCCATTATGCCTAATGCTTCTGGTCAGGCAAGCTATACAAGTTCTCTTTCTCATGCAGCTCAGGGTTCGGGTTCTTCACTTGTCACTGGTGGTTCTGGTAGACAAAAATCCAATTCTGGACCACTTAAACATGGAGATTCAGTTAAAAAATCATCTGGGCCTCAATCTGGATCTGGCATCCAAACATCTCGCCAAAATTCTGGTTCTATTCCAGTAGTACTTCCAACTACAGGTCTCATAACTTCTGGTCCAATTTCATCTGGGCCACTTAACTCATCTGGCGCCCCCCGGAAAATATCAGGCCCTCAGGAATCTACTAAATCAATGAAACTAAATAGTGCCTCCATAGTCCATAATCAAGCTGTCACCAATCTCAGTCAGGAGAATAACTATTTGTTCAAGGGAAGCTTGCCTAAGCCCATCCTTTGGTCTGTGATTTTGTTGTTTGTGATGGGTTTTATTGCAGGTGGCTTCATTCTTGGTGCTGTTCACAATCcagttcttcttcttgttgttgtagCTATATTTGGTGTTGTTGTCATGCTTTCCTTTTGGAACGCTTGTGTTGGAAGAAGAGCTGTCTTGGCATTCATTGCCCAGTACCCTGATGCAGATTTGAGAAATGCAAAAGATGGCCAATATGTGAAGGTCTCTGGG GTTGTCACGTGTGGAAACTTTCCTCTTGAGTCGTCATACCATAAGGCCCTTAGATGTGTGTACACATCCACTGGCCTGTACGAATACAAGGGCTGGGATGCAAAGAATGGCAATTCTGAACATCGACGTTTTACTTGGGGATTGAGATCAATGGAG AGGCATGTGGTTGACTTTTACATATCAGATTTTCAATCTGGCTTAAGAGCTCTCGTTAAAGCTGGTTATGGTTCTCAAGTGACTCCATACGTCGATGAGTCTGTTGTTGTTGAGATCAACCCAAACAACAAGGAGTTGTCTCCTGAATTCCTTAGGTGGTTGCAAGAGAGGAACCTTTCCTATGACGATCACGTCATGCGCCTGAAAGAAGG TTATGTTAAAGAGGGCAGTACTGTAAGTATAATGGGGGTCGTTCGAAAGAACGAAAATGTCCTGATGATAGTTCCTCCCCCCGAGCCCTTTTCCACGGGGTGTCAATGGACCAAGTGCGTACTTCCAGCGAACCTCGATGGACTAATATTAAGATGTGAAGACACCTCCAATGTCGATGTCATACCAGTTTAA